From Zingiber officinale cultivar Zhangliang chromosome 5B, Zo_v1.1, whole genome shotgun sequence, the proteins below share one genomic window:
- the LOC121985946 gene encoding tRNA N(3)-methylcytidine methyltransferase METTL2-like isoform X2 — MPTSSLIYHGLGCRLRSPSTLRLASSAGNRGIFFLRCFCSSNPVPRTNYRKYERNPTKYWEDFYKRHHDKFFKDRHYLEKDWGRFFCPSSDSEHKSVEPKTVLEVGCGVGNTLFPLLVSFPNVFVHACDFSPRAVALVKENGAFASDRLNTFVCDVTKDELSTTILPSSVDIVTMIFMLSAVSPINMPAVLQNVRTIIKPNGYVLFRDYAVGDFAQVKLANKGQMISENFFVRGDG, encoded by the exons ATGCCCACCAGTTCGCTAATCTACCACGGTCTTGGTTGCCGCCTACGATCGCCTTCGACCCTCCGCCTAGCTAGCAGCGCCGGCAAccgtggaattttcttcctccgCTGCTTCTGCTCGAGCAATCCGGTTCCTCGCACGAATTATCGTAAGTACGAGAGAAACCCTACCAAATACTGGGAGGACTTCTATAAGCGGCACCATGACAAG TTCTTTAAAGATCGGCACTACCTGGAAAAGGATTGGGGACGATTTTTCTGC CCGTCAAGTGATAGCGAGCACAAATCTGTAGAACCGAAGACGGTCCTAGAG GTTGGTTGTGGAGTTGGAAACACTCTTTTCCCACTTCTAGTTTCATTTCCAAATGTTTTTGTACATGCCTGtgatttttctcctcgtgctgTTGCACTAGTAAAG GAAAATGGAGCTTTTGCATCTGATCGACTAAACACTTTTGTTTGCGATGTGACAAAGGATGAACTGTCTACGACAATTCTTCCATCATCAGTAGATATTGTTACCATG ATCTTTATGCTGTCTGCTGTTTCTCCGATCAATATGCCTGCAGTATTACAAAATGTTAGAACCATCATCAAG CCAAATGGCTATGTGCTTTTTCGGGACTATGCCGTTGGAGATTTTGCACAG GTCAAACTTGCAAATAAAGGCCAGATGATTAGCGAGAATTTCTTCGTCAGAG GAGATGGGTGA
- the LOC121985946 gene encoding uncharacterized methyltransferase C3H7.11-like isoform X1, translating into MPTSSLIYHGLGCRLRSPSTLRLASSAGNRGIFFLRCFCSSNPVPRTNYRKYERNPTKYWEDFYKRHHDKFFKDRHYLEKDWGRFFCPSSDSEHKSVEPKTVLEVGCGVGNTLFPLLVSFPNVFVHACDFSPRAVALVKENGAFASDRLNTFVCDVTKDELSTTILPSSVDIVTMIFMLSAVSPINMPAVLQNVRTIIKPNGYVLFRDYAVGDFAQVKLANKGQMISENFFVRGDGTCAFYFSEDKLSDLFESNGFRNLDMNVYCKEIVNRSQNVVMERRWVRATFCCVEQPD; encoded by the exons ATGCCCACCAGTTCGCTAATCTACCACGGTCTTGGTTGCCGCCTACGATCGCCTTCGACCCTCCGCCTAGCTAGCAGCGCCGGCAAccgtggaattttcttcctccgCTGCTTCTGCTCGAGCAATCCGGTTCCTCGCACGAATTATCGTAAGTACGAGAGAAACCCTACCAAATACTGGGAGGACTTCTATAAGCGGCACCATGACAAG TTCTTTAAAGATCGGCACTACCTGGAAAAGGATTGGGGACGATTTTTCTGC CCGTCAAGTGATAGCGAGCACAAATCTGTAGAACCGAAGACGGTCCTAGAG GTTGGTTGTGGAGTTGGAAACACTCTTTTCCCACTTCTAGTTTCATTTCCAAATGTTTTTGTACATGCCTGtgatttttctcctcgtgctgTTGCACTAGTAAAG GAAAATGGAGCTTTTGCATCTGATCGACTAAACACTTTTGTTTGCGATGTGACAAAGGATGAACTGTCTACGACAATTCTTCCATCATCAGTAGATATTGTTACCATG ATCTTTATGCTGTCTGCTGTTTCTCCGATCAATATGCCTGCAGTATTACAAAATGTTAGAACCATCATCAAG CCAAATGGCTATGTGCTTTTTCGGGACTATGCCGTTGGAGATTTTGCACAG GTCAAACTTGCAAATAAAGGCCAGATGATTAGCGAGAATTTCTTCGTCAGAGGTGATGGCACT TGCGCTTTCTACTTCTCTGAGGACAAACTTTCAGACTTATTTGAAAGCAATGGTTTCAGAAATCTAGACATGAATGTGTACTGCAAGGAGATTGTAAACCGCTCTCAAAATGTTGTCATGGAACG GAGATGGGTGAGGGCTACATTTTGCTGTGTTGAACAACCTGATTAA